The following are encoded in a window of Penaeus monodon isolate SGIC_2016 chromosome 9, NSTDA_Pmon_1, whole genome shotgun sequence genomic DNA:
- the LOC119576612 gene encoding uncharacterized protein LOC119576612: MDVLPNGGIFKELQLVHDTGYFSSACSLEEHWQQLPLGTIGRNSVISVHVGSAIGALALPEQDRSNSAVSPRHSSQCLLSDNGFFAMLFGNSITTSHPWQHYLSSSALSGTNNPKSLTTRTYNFHFSSETRFLTLAQHNIYACEMKTTTPLT, translated from the exons ATGGATGTATTACCCAACGGCGGCATCTTCAAGGAGCTGCAGTTAGTGCATGACACTGGCTACTTCTCCTCGGCATGCAGCCTAGAGGAGCACTGGCAGCAG TTGCCCCTGGGAACCATCGGGAGGAACAGTGTGATCTCAGTTCATGT CGGCAGTGCCATCGGCGCCTTGGCACTGCCTGAGCAAGACCGCAGCAACAGTGCCGTCTCGCCTCGTCATTCATCCCAGTGTCTTCTCAGTGACAACGGCTTCTTCGCCATGTTATTTGGCAACAGCATCACAACATCGCATCCTTGGCAGCATTATCTTAGCAGCAGTGCGCTCTCG GGAACAAACAATCCTAAATCACTGACAACCAG AACATACAACTTTCATTTTTCGAGTGAAACAAGATTTTTAACACTGGCTCAACATAACATATATGCATGCGAGATGAAAACCACTACACCTCTGACGTAG